The Orcinus orca chromosome 20, mOrcOrc1.1, whole genome shotgun sequence region GTCCTCCCCCCGACACGTTCTAACTTGGCAAGGTTCCATCCCCAAACTCTCAGATTCTCTGCGCCCCGAATCCCCCTACCACCACCCTTCAAAAACCTTTGCTTTCTAAGCCAGCCTTCCAGGTCCTAATGAGTGTCTAACTCTGCCACCAACCTGCCCCAGGACACcctctgtaataataataataataattatattattatatattatatatattatattatatattatatattatatatattatataatatataatattatattatatatattatatatattatataatatataatattatatattattatatattattatattattaattattataataataacccCGCCCCCTCGCACTCTAACTCGGCTTACCACCACCGGTGTATCCTAATTTGGTGGTAAGAAACCTCAGCTTCAGGGCCGAGTCTCGCCTCTAATATTCCAAGACCGGCCCCCAGAAATTCTACAACCAAGAGCCTCACCCCGGAGGCCCCGAACTCCCCAGGATGCATTTCCTTCACTTTCCCGATTCCGTTACCGGAACCTGGCAGCTCTAATCCTGACTGCTCTCCGACACCAGTTCGGGGATCCTACTAACTAAACCCCTTCCCGTTCTAACTCCACCCACCTCAGTCTGTCAGAATGAGAGCAGGCCTCTCCATGCTTGCTAATCCCGCCTTCTCGGCCCCGCCCCCTGGGAGTGCACCTCCGCCCCCTCGGAGTCCACCCCGCCCGGCGCGCCCGCACCTGGAAAATGCCGAAGTCCTCCAGCTGGGCATCCTGCCGCAAGCCGTGCTTCCAAGGGATGCGGAAGCGCGTGCGGCTCTCATCCAGCCAGGCCACGCCCTCCAACTGCCCCTGGTCCAGCTGAGATACCAGCCAGGGCAGGATGCGAGGCTTTTGTGTTCCCATGGTCCGGCCTGCGCGCAGAGAACAGGTCCTAGGTACAGGCGGCCTCCCAGGCCCACCCCGTGCAGGGGTTCCGCACCCAGACCTCCGTCACGTGCCACGGCGCAGGTCTCTCACCTATAGTTTACTGGGGTACAAACAGGAGACCTTCTCCCATCCTCCAGCGAGGCTTTCTAATTCAGCGAGaactccctcctctcctttccccagcTTCTTCTGTGTAGGTAGATACCTCTACCTCCCTCAATTGCGCCGGTGTACACCTTCCCTCTTCCATTGAAAGCCCGTTCTTCCCCCATCACCCAAGGCAGGTACTCCCACTTCCAGGGTAGAGCCCTCCCTCTAGTTATTGCAATACAGAAGCTAGTGACCTGTAGACCGCTACCTCCCGCAGTTACCCCACGGTAGACCCCCTTTCACAGTTCCACCCCGTCCCGATGATCCCCTCACCCATTCCCACCGAGGACCAACCACAATCCCTCCCAAACAGACAGCCTCCCTCCTCCAGGGCACGTCCCCACTTTCTAGAGTGGACTGCCTCCTATTCTTACAGTCCGTCCATCTCTCCCCTAGATCCCCCAGTGTAGACGCCTCCTCTCCGCTACTTCTACGTTTGTTTTACAGCCGATCTCGGCGCCAGTCATtgcttcacttttttctttcttgcttcacTTTCCCCCAGACTACACAACCGCCCTTCTCCACTGTCAGTGTAGACCCATCCTTTCTCCGATTCCTCACCTCTGGACGCCACCTACTCCGCAGTTACCTACGTTTCCTATGTGGTGGGTCGGGGCGCGCAGAGTGCTCCAACCACGTCTGTTTTGGGGGTTTCGTACCTCTCGAACTCTCAGCTGCACACCCCACTTCCGGTCGGCTGAGCTTTAGAGGTGGGGCTTCCTTTTCTATCGATTTCCTGAAATAAAAACGACTTCACAGTCGTATTGGTGACTCCAAAACCAAAGAGGCTGCTCGGTAAGCGCGGGCGTCGCCCCCCAATCCCATGCCCTTTTTAGGCCTTCCGACCGCGGGCATGCTGGGAACGTCACATGCAAATTAGGCGGGACCCAACGCTCCTCCCCTCTATGTTTGGGTCGTCACCAACCCGGCCCAGTGCGCAGGCGCGGGAAAGTTGAActaagaaaagaaagtgtataCAAGTTCAGTGGAGGAGGTGGCGGCGGCGGGGCCCGGGACCAGGTGAGCGGGACGTTAGCGAGGGCTAGGtgaggaggaaagaagagggagccGGGATCCAGGAGGGGGCAACTCAGTCCCGCTTCTCCGACATCCGAGTGTCCTAGGTCTCCCAAACGCTAGCCTCAGAGAATGGAACTACACCTCCCAGCAGGCTGCGAGGCGAACCAGTAACGGAGGGAGGGGAATGTTTGCTATGAAACCTGCTGGGATTGGTAGTTCTCGACCCTCTACGGACGTGAGCAGCTTGGCATATACCTTCAGAATCAAGAAGTCCCCAAGCCCCCTTCTCCCTCGGGGACTCAGAAGTCTGAGGGCCCCGCCCCCTTCTCTCTTAGCCTCAAGAGTTCACACCCCCAGCCCCCTTCTCCGAAAACTCAAgagtccaggcccccagcccctcctcccttaGACCCAAGAATCCGGATCCCTAGCCTTCTCCTCTCCCAGGATCAAGGTGTCTTCCTTCTCATCCCTCTTCTCCATCTGGAGACTTAAGCGTCTGGGCCCCCAGACCCCCAACTCCCGTAAAGGACCTGGGAATGTAGACCCTCAGCCCCTTCCCTCTTTGGGGACTCACAAGTCCTGGCCCCCTCCTCATTCGGGGACTAGGAATTTGGGTCCCCAGCCTCTACTTCCCGCTGAACCCTGGAGCCCATCCTCCAGCTCCCTCTCTCACAGGTGCCCCCATGGCAGGCTCGGAAGAACTGGGGCTCCGAGAGGACACGCTGAGGGTCCTAGCTGCCTTCCTAAGTAGGGGTGAGGCTGCGGGGTCTCCCATTCCGACCCCACCCAGGTAAGAGGAGTTGCCCTCCTCCCTCAGGGAACGGCATTTGAGCTGGGCCCCTCTCCAACTCTTGCTCCTGGACTCAGTCTGTCTCCTTTCCCCCCCTCTTTATATCTGGCTCCACTCCTTGTCCTGGGGGTTGCAGGGAAAGGCCCTCAGTGGGAGGACAAAGGGACTGCTTGCAAAGGGCCTTTGGGGTCACTCTCTGAGGTCCCCTTCCCCAGGAGCCCTGCCCAAGAGGAGCCAACAGACTTCCTGAGCCGCCTTCGAAGATGTCTTCCCTGCTCCCTGGGGCGAGGAGCAGTTCCCCCTGAGTCCCCTCGGCCTTGCTCCCTGCCCCTCCGGCCATGCTATGGTTCAGAGCCTGGTAAGAGATTTCCCTCGATCACCCAAGAACTGGCAGCTTTGATTCTTAAAGCATAGAGAGGATAAGAAACTAGTTCAGGACCACTCAGCTAAGGGGGTAGCTGTGGGGGATCTCcagcccctaccctcacccccgaCCCCCAGTTGGTTTACTATCTGTCAGTTCTgtgagcaggcttcaggaggGCTTTGggtgcctttctttctttctttcctttttttttttttaacatctttattggagtacaattgctttacaatggtgtgttagtttctgctgtataacaaagtgaatcagctatacatatacatatatccccatatcccctccctcttgcgtctccctcccaccctccctatcccacccctctaggtggacacaaagcaccgagctgatctccctgtgctatgcggctgcttcccaatagctatcgattttacatttggtagtgtatatatgtccatgccactctctcacttcgttttAGTGCCTTTCTATTTGTTATCTCTCTTTCTACACATGCTTCCTTGCCCCTAAGACTTTTGTAGCCACCAGTACCCCCAATAGGGAGGCAGGAAACCTGATTTCCAGTCACAATTCCCTGGCTGTTTTGGTTACATAAGTCCTTTTCTCCAGTAGCAAAGTAGGAATGGGGGGGGTGGATACTGGACTTGATCAAGAGTGACCAGTAGGTTTCTTCTCATATGTGATCCTGGGTAGACAAGCAATGGCTACTGGGAGTGCTCACTTGGAGAGGATTTCACAGCTGGGGAGAAGAGTTCTGTGATGAGTTGTTGCCTGAAATGGGCAAGAGATAGAGTGGTAATAGCTGGAGTGCCATGTGTTTGCCTTCCTTAGATGGGATAATCTTCAAGGTCCAGTTCGGCTCAAACCTTCGAAGTCCAATTTGGGGAAAAGTAAAAGGGTCTTTTACCAAGTTTGCTCACTGGGCCTCAATTTATCCCATTCTGAAATGGAAATCATTGCTACCTGGCAAGATGGTTGGGAGGAGAGAATCCCTAAGTTCTTCATGTCCTGAAGTCCCATCATTGGCTCTTTTCATCCCAGGCCCAGCTACTCCAGATTTCTATGCCCTGGTGGCCCAGCGGCTGGAACAGCTGGTCCAAGAGCAACTGAAATCCCCACCTAGCCCAGGTGAGGTGCAGAAGGGCCCTGGAGAAGGATGAGGGTAGAAGGGTCGCCAGGGTTCTGCCCCCAGCCAAATTCTCTTCTGCCCCCCAGAATTACAGGGTCACGTACCCACAGAGAAGGAAGCCCTGCTGCGAAAGCTGGTGGCCTTGctggaggaagaggcagaagtCATCAACCAGAAGGTGATGGGTGGTCTGTTCCATCCCTTAGCTAGGATAGGAGTTGCGGCATGGTTCCGCACTGGGACCTGAAGCTGGATCTGCATTCTCATTGGATGGTCAGGTGGGGAGAAGGTGGGACAAGGCTTCAGTGAAGGGGTGAGTGACAGGTAAGCCAGGGCAATACTTTAAATTAGTGACTTCTTTGATCGTCAAAGGGGCGTGGCATGAAGGCAGAGGGGTGTGGCCACCAGAAACTGTTCTAGGAAGGAGATTGGAGGAGGTGAGTCGGTAAGGGAATGTCTGGTgatgggaaagggaggagggggtaGCTTGAAGACAGCTGTCTAAAATCTGAAGCCCTGATTGACTATATAGGGACGTTGCTTAGAACATGGGGGAAATGGACTGCCGGAGGGAGTGTGGCTTGTGACTCTGTCCTGGAATCAGGTTGGGTCAGGAGCTTGGGCAAAGTGTATGGCCTTATAATATTCATTGTCTGGTAGAAGGCAAGGTTGCCGTCACAGGCTTGGCCTTCGGGGAAGCCCACAGGGGCGTGGCTAGAATGTTAGCATGCTAGAACACAGCTAATACAGGGCTTGGTCCTGATTGGCTGTCGAGGCCTTGTCAGGGGCGTGGCTTGGCTTCTCCGGTTCTAGGCCATCTTGCTGTGAGTAGTTTGGCCGAGATCTTATAGTCTCGTTTGTGATTGGCAGATGTGCTGGATAGGGGCGTGGCTTAGGGCGTCAGTTATATCTAGAGCTCTTGAAGCCACGCCTCCCAGCCTCCCATTGGCTGGCTACGAGGGTGTGACTGAGGCAGaccctgcctcttcctccccGCCCTACAGCTGGCCTCAGACCCCGCCCTGCGGCGCAAGCTGGCCCGCCTCTCCGCTGGTTCCTTCAGCCGCCTAGTGGAGCTCTTCTCTAGCCGGGAGGGCAACCCTCGCCCAAGCCAAGCACGCCCCTCGCTGCCGTGCCCCGGGCCCCCACCGCCTTCCCCGGAGCCTCTGGCCCGCCTGGCCCTGGCCATGGAGCTGAGCCGGCGCGTGGCCAGGCTGGGGGGCACCCTGGCCGGTCTCAGCGTAGAGCACGTGCACAGCTTTGCGCCCTGGATCCAGGCCCACGGGGGCTGGGTGAGCCGCTAaagcctctctgggcttccctttACCTAACTGTAATTgtaattgtatgtgtgtgtattgggggggAGTGGGCGGGGAGGCTCATAGGCTTCCTTTCAGACATCACGGGTGTTCTCCCAGCTCCACCATTCATCCGTtctgtgtttattgagcacctaatgtACACGAGGCACTGTAGTGATCAGTGCAGATGCTATGCCCAGCTTAAACCACTCTGGTATACACTAACACTTATGAGCTAGAAACAAGCTTCTTCATCCGTAAAGGGAGGAGAATTGTACACCTACCTcaaagggttattgtgaggattaaaatggGATCATCCTTGTAAGTACTTGACATTTATGTGAGTATCTGGTGACTGTCTGCCTGTGCAGCACTGCCTGCGGGAATGCCCTTTGCCTGGTATCCCCGTGCCTTGCTTCCTCTGCCGCTCTGCTCAGGTATCACTCTCAGCGGGCCCCTCCCTGATCCCCATTTAAAATCGCAGCCACCTCCACACCATCCCCTTACCTTGCTTGCTCACCGCTTTAAATCCAGTGCTGGGCTCAGAGCTGGATTAAGCTCCTTtgtactggctgtgtgacctaggCAACTGTCCCCGTCTCCCTGAATACCAATCTCACGCCGCTCAATGGGCACCATCTCACTTACCTGCCTCATCACTGCCAGGCTCTCAGAATGTAAGCATTGCTTCATAGACTGGCAGGAGCTGGCTAGGTGCGTTTGAGGAGCAGAGAGACAGCCAGTAGGGCTGGAGCAGTGTGAGtgagggggagagggtgggagatgAAAGCAGGAGGGGCGGCCAGATCATGCAAGGCTTTAGGCCTTGTGGTCAAGGTAAGAACTTGCACTTTGACTCAGTGAGCCAGGAGTCCTAGGAGGGCTCAGAGTAGACGGATGCGAGCTGTCTTGGGTGGTCACAGGTGCCCTCTGGCGGCCGTATGGAGAATACTGTAGGGGGCAAAGACCCAAGGGGGTGACTGGGCTGGTCCAGGGAGAAGGTTAGGGTGGATCAGACCAGGGTCGGGGTAGTAGAGAATTCTGGATTTAATTTGGAGGTAGACCTGACAGATTTTGCTCATGGAGTGGATGGGAGACGGGAGTCAAGGATGATGCCAAAGATGCTGGCCTGAGCAGCTGCAGGGCTACATCTGATGTCCTCTGGAACCAGAAAGAGCAGAGTGGAGGCGAAGGTGGGGAGCAGGTTTGGGGAAGAGGCAGAGGTGATTGGAGGTGGTCCAGTTAAGGGAGAGAGACCCCTGAGACCTCAAAGCAACATATGCGGGACAGTCGATATTAGTGTCTGTAGCTCAGAGCAGAAGCTGGTTTATttgtaaaatcattttatttgttaAGGAATGATAACAGGTAAGCTTGGCCAGGTACTCAGCCAAGAACTTTAGTGGAATGATCCCATTGAAACCCCACAACAACCTTACAGGATTCGATTATTATCCTGGTTTTATGGAGACTGAGGGAAAGTCCCTTATGCAGGGTGGGGGATTGGAGTTAGGGCTTTAACACAAAGCCAGGGCTCTTTATCATTAAAGCTCCAGGACCCTGTTTGTTCCCCTTCTTTGAGTCTCTGTCCACCCCCTCTGGGGCTCTGTCTCCCCCCGCCCCTTCTAGGACTCTGTTCCCATCCACCCCAAGTCTCTGAGCCTTTCTTGGGGTCTCCATCCCTCATCCCTGTCcacctctctctgggtctctttcccctccccctctctggtTCCTTGCCTTCCCTGTCTCTGCTCTCACTGGGCTGGTGTGGATGCTGCTGTGAGTGGAGGACGCCTCTCTGCTCATGGGGCTCTGCCACTTTTCCCTTCCAGGGGGGCATCCTGGCAGTTTCACCTGTGGACTTGAACTTACCCCTGGACTGAGCCTTTCCTCAGAAGCTGCTACAAGATTGGACCTCATGTCCCTGCACTCTTTTTCCAAGCCTTCCTATTCCACTCAGGGCTGTGGGGTGGTGCCCACCCTCTCtgtttttgccaaaaaaaaaaagtttaaaatgttttgacattaaaaactttttaaagtatttaatgaTTTGTCCTTTCACTCAAGAACTAAAGTTCTACGTAGAGGAGATTTGGTTTGGAGACCTCTCTGGTTTATAAATTGAGGAAAGAACCAATTCATTcattctagaaatatttatttggggCACCTAAAGCACCTGTCACCTAAATATACAGCATATTTGAGGATACCTGTAAATATGATTCCAGCTAATTATATTTTTCCCCTATTGCATGATTTATTTA contains the following coding sequences:
- the BCL2L12 gene encoding bcl-2-like protein 12 isoform X2 — translated: MAGSEELGLREDTLRVLAAFLSRGEAAGSPIPTPPRSPAQEEPTDFLSRLRRCLPCSLGRGAVPPESPRPCSLPLRPCYGSEPGPATPDFYALVAQRLEQLVQEQLKSPPSPELQGHVPTEKEALLRKLVALLEEEAEVINQKLASDPALRRKLARLSAGSFSRLVELFSSREGNPRPSQARPSLPCPGPPPPSPEPLARLALAMELSRRVARLGGTLAGLSVEHVHSFAPWIQAHGGWVQESFLEEVAAKLCPN
- the BCL2L12 gene encoding bcl-2-like protein 12 isoform X3 translates to MAGSEELGLREDTLRVLAAFLSRGEAAGSPIPTPPRSPAQEEPTDFLSRLRRCLPCSLGRGAVPPESPRPCSLPLRPCYGSEPGPATPDFYALVAQRLEQLVQEQLKSPPSPELQGHVPTEKEALLRKLVALLEEEAEVINQKGGILAVSPVDLNLPLD
- the BCL2L12 gene encoding bcl-2-like protein 12 isoform X1, giving the protein MAGSEELGLREDTLRVLAAFLSRGEAAGSPIPTPPRSPAQEEPTDFLSRLRRCLPCSLGRGAVPPESPRPCSLPLRPCYGSEPGPATPDFYALVAQRLEQLVQEQLKSPPSPELQGHVPTEKEALLRKLVALLEEEAEVINQKLASDPALRRKLARLSAGSFSRLVELFSSREGNPRPSQARPSLPCPGPPPPSPEPLARLALAMELSRRVARLGGTLAGLSVEHVHSFAPWIQAHGGWGGILAVSPVDLNLPLD